A portion of the Lolium rigidum isolate FL_2022 chromosome 1, APGP_CSIRO_Lrig_0.1, whole genome shotgun sequence genome contains these proteins:
- the LOC124707229 gene encoding tuliposide A-converting enzyme 1, chloroplastic-like, which produces MAPSSDAACPSSEVEIELFPFIRVYKNGKIERLFGTRTVPASLDATTGVASKDVTIDPATGLSVRLYLPPAASGAKKLPVLVYVHGGGFMVESAASPTYHRYLNALAARAGAIAVSVEYRRVPEHPLPAAYDDSLAALAWAVDACAAGGGGSEPWLAAHGDASRVFLAGDSAGANIAHNVALRAAAEGAVIAGVMLLHPFFWDPSNSMSPELEVRIRREWRFMCARADAKLDDPRICPTSAGAVPLLAAMPCGRVMVAVAEDDFLVAKGRAYHAALLASGWRGEAELVDTPGQDHVFHLLRPGTEAAAEMLGRVADFISRA; this is translated from the coding sequence ATGGCTCCCAGCAGCGATGCCGCCTGCCCCAGCAGCGAGGTCGAGATCGAGCTCTTCCCCTTCATCCGCGTCTACAAGAACGGCAAGATCGAGCGCCTGTTCGGCACGCGCACCGTTCCGGCGTCCCTCGACGCCACCACGGGCGTGGCCTCCAAGGACGTCACCATCGACCCGGCCACCGGCCTCTCCGTCCGCCTCTACCTCCCGCCCGCAGCCAGTGGCGCCAAGAAGCTGCCCGTCCTCGTGTACGTCCACGGCGGCGGCTTCATGGTCGAGTCGGCGGCCTCCCCGACGTACCACCGCTACCTCAACgcgctcgccgcccgcgccggcgcCATCGCTGTGTCCGTCGAGTACCGCCGCGTGCCGGAGCACCCGCTCCCCGCGGCCTATGACGACTCCTTGGCGGCGCTCGCGTGGGCGGTTGACGCATGCGCCGCCGGTGGCGGGGGATCGGAGCCGTGGCTCGCGGCGCACGGGGACGCGTCCCGCGTGTTCCTCGCCGGCGACAGCGCGGGTGCCAACATCGCGCACAACGTCGCCctgcgcgccgccgccgagggCGCGGTGATCGCCGGCGTGATGTTGCTGCACCCCTTCTTCTGGGACCCGTCGAACAGCATGTCGCCGGAGCTGGAGGTCAGGATCCGGCGCGAGTGGCGGTTCATGTGCGCGCGGGCGGATGCCAAGTTGGACGACCCGAGGATCTGCCCGACGTCCGCCGGGGCGGTGCCGCTGCTCGCGGCGATGCCGTGCGGGAGGGTGATGGTGGCCGTGGCCGAGGACGACTTCCTGGTGGCCAAGGGGCGGGCGTACCACGCGGCGCTGCTCGCGAGCGGGTGGCGCGGGGAGGCGGAGCTGGTGGACACACCGGGGCAGGACCA